Proteins encoded together in one Anopheles darlingi chromosome 3, idAnoDarlMG_H_01, whole genome shotgun sequence window:
- the LOC125955716 gene encoding uncharacterized protein LOC125955716, translating into MHRDKTLTTTTSDSHSASKASPMVLLLLAVTILATTFSSATAQNSGYNYPKPTTTTSAPFTGYNYPKPSKPFNEGYTYTTPKCPLVLPSTSTITSTSTIVSTTVRTETLPPLTQTQTQTSTSFITLPPIVQIETSSVFITLTSTEIQPTTVTSLLTTTYCQPNSYLPPPPPPTPPPNTYLPVEPPSKEYLPAADGAPSRQPNDAVIRTSVDQIQRTTEQGNGAGTGTGTFISTFVSQQQPQQPQQQQPGPIKRAALSSPRDSWERTELNEVADGGQQPAINIIYLDRQSGATARGQPSPALMNWLLCKFNLSSGTCNSDATN; encoded by the coding sequence TCTccaatggtgctgctgctactcgccGTCACGATTCtggccaccaccttctcctccgccaCTGCCCAGAACAGTGGCTACAACTACCcaaaaccgaccaccaccacttcggCCCCGTTCACGGGTTACAACTACCCCAAACCATCGAAACCCTTCAACGAAGGTTACACCTATACGACACCAAAGTGTCCACTGGTACTGCCGAGCACCAGTACGATCACGAGCACCTCGACGATCGTCTCGACGACGGTCCGCACGGAAACGTTACCCCCGCTCACCCAAACACAGACCCAAACCTCCACTTCCTTCATCACGCTACCACCGATCGTGCAGATCGAAACGTCCAGCGTCTTCATTACGCTCACGTCGACCGAAATCCAACCGACGACCGTTACCTCCCTCCTAACGACCACCTACTGCCAACCGAATAGCtatctgccaccaccaccgccgcctacgccaccaccaaacacctaCCTTCCGGTCGAACCCCCGTCGAAGGAGTATCTTCCGGCGGCCGATGGAGCGCCATCACGGCAACCGAACGATGCCGTCATCCGCACATCGGTGGACCAGATCCAGAGGACCACGGAGCAGGGTaacggtgccggtaccggtaccgggacATTCATTTCCACCTTCgtcagccagcagcagccgcaacaaccgcagcagcagcagccaggaccGATCAAGCGAGCTGCGCTCAGCTCGCCCAGGGACTCCTGGGAGCGTACGGAGTTGAACGAGGTAGCtgatggtggccagcagccggccatcaacatcatctacCTGGATCGCCAATCCGGTGCCACGGCCAGAGGACAACCCTCGCCAGCGCTGATGAACTGGTTGCTCTGCAAGTTTAACCTTTCTAGCGGTACGTGCAATTCGGATGCAACAAACTAG
- the LOC125955314 gene encoding mucin-5AC-like → MMNLAAIAAVLALGLCGTIFPVAAVPFDGYEYPAPDNQLTYPACVPSTSIVTSTITKPTTLVRTDYRTVTSTKIVPTTTTATIRQTVTDVQYDTVTQTLPPVTSYRTDTRTLTVTSRTVDTSYFTETIPVTQTLTRTQTSILTMPVTRIVSTTLTDTVTSTSVPPAITRFNTITKTLTSTRTDTETLTDTLTSTLIKTTPVTQFRTKTDTRTVTQTVPQIVPTTVTSTKVERSTVTLPCNDRQYLPPPPAATCPPPNRDYLPPQQAPPPPAPSNYVPVQAPRKDVSYLLGRKNLFQLL, encoded by the coding sequence ATGATGAATCtggcagcaatagcagcggTGCTGGCGTTAGGCCTGTGCGGGACCATCTTCCCGGTTGCGGCCGTTCCGTTCGATGGATACGAATATCCGGCCCCCGACAACCAGCTTACGTACCCGGCCTGCGTTCCCAGCACCTCGATCGTCACCTCGACGATCACCAAACCGACGACGCTCGTGCGGACCGACTACCGGACGGTCACATCGACCAAAATTGTCCCTACAACGACAACCGCCACCATCCGCCAGACCGTTACCGATGTTCAGTATGATACGGTCACGCAAACGCTGCCACCGGTGACCTCGTACCGTACGGATACCCGTACCCTTACCGTGACGTCACGAACCGTCGATACGTCCTACTTCACCGAGACGATCCCGGTCACGCAAACGCTCACCAGAACGCAAACGAGCATCCTGACGATGCCGGTGACGCGCATCGTTTCGACGACCCTCACGGACACCGTTACCAGTACCTCGGTACCACCGGCCATTACCCGTTTTAACACGATCACCAAGACGCTCACGTCGACGCGCACGGATACGGAAACGTTGACCGATACCCTGACCAGCACGCTCATCAAAACGACGCCCGTGACGCAGTTCCGCACGAAGACGGATACGCGCACCGTCACCCAGACCGTACCGCAGATCGTTCCGACGACCGTAACCAGCACGAAGGTGGAACGATCGACGGTGACGCTGCCCTGTAACGATCGCCAGTatctgccaccaccgccagcagctaCCTGTCCACCACCAAACCGTGACTATCTGCCACCGCAGCaggcgccgccaccgccagcaccctCCAACTACGTACCGGTGCAAGCACCGAGAAAGGACGTTTCGTATCTGCTTGGCCGCAAGAACCTCTTCCAGTTGCTCTAA
- the LOC125955326 gene encoding U-scoloptoxin(05)-Cw1a isoform X1 produces MPKSQKNRGTETKMKQLVLGAVFLMAAVQSATAISCYTCNTTDSTSPFQCSEWFERFDKPDLKPVDCSNVYGAKFCIKHIGRFEDGIGAKRYCSSRDLGNYCNYVRNPGDQIEYRSCIFTCDTDGCNGASRQSTLNTLAIVLLAVAGVWRTFQRQH; encoded by the exons AtgccaaaaagccaaaaaaacagAGGAACAGAAACCAAAATGAAGCAGCTAGTGCTGGGTGCGGTCTTCCTAATGGCGGCAGTGCAAAGTG CAACGGCCATCAGCTGCTACACGTGCAATACGACCGATTCGACGTCGCCATTCCAGTGCAGCGAATGGTTCGAGCGATTCGACAAACCCGACCTGAAGCCGGTCGACTGTTCCAACGTTTACGGGGCCAAGTTCTGCATCAAGCATATTGGTCGTTTCGAAG ATGGTATCGGTGCCAAGCGATACTGTTCATCGCGCGACCTGGGCAACTACTGCAACTACGTACGGAATCCGGGAGATCAGATCGAGTACCGATCCTGCATCTTCACGTGCGACACCGATGGTTGTAATGGTGCTTCCCGGCAATCCACGCTCAACACACTTGCCATTGTCCTGCTGGCAGTGGCCGGCGTGTGGCGCACATTTCAGCGACAGCATTAA
- the LOC125955326 gene encoding uncharacterized protein LOC125955326 isoform X2, with protein MPKSQKNRGTETKMKQLVLGAVFLMAAVQSATAISCYTCNTTDSTSPFQCSEWFERFDKPDLKPVDCSNVYGAKFCIKHIGRFEATGILCYQCSSAHSMFCSDLLIADEASPFKPEPCDHVFEAEYCIKSTAMHDGIGAKRYCSSRDLGNYCNYVRNPGDQIEYRSCIFTCDTDGCNGASRQSTLNTLAIVLLAVAGVWRTFQRQH; from the exons AtgccaaaaagccaaaaaaacagAGGAACAGAAACCAAAATGAAGCAGCTAGTGCTGGGTGCGGTCTTCCTAATGGCGGCAGTGCAAAGTG CAACGGCCATCAGCTGCTACACGTGCAATACGACCGATTCGACGTCGCCATTCCAGTGCAGCGAATGGTTCGAGCGATTCGACAAACCCGACCTGAAGCCGGTCGACTGTTCCAACGTTTACGGGGCCAAGTTCTGCATCAAGCATATTGGTCGTTTCGAAG CAACCGGCATACTCTGCTACCAGTGTTCATCGGCACACTCCATGTTCTGTTCGGATCTGCTGATCGCGGACGAGGCGTCCCCGTTCAAGCCGGAACCGTGTGATCACGTGTTCGAGGCAGAATATTGCATCAAATCAACGGCAATGCATG ATGGTATCGGTGCCAAGCGATACTGTTCATCGCGCGACCTGGGCAACTACTGCAACTACGTACGGAATCCGGGAGATCAGATCGAGTACCGATCCTGCATCTTCACGTGCGACACCGATGGTTGTAATGGTGCTTCCCGGCAATCCACGCTCAACACACTTGCCATTGTCCTGCTGGCAGTGGCCGGCGTGTGGCGCACATTTCAGCGACAGCATTAA
- the LOC125955277 gene encoding coronin-1C-like isoform X3 has protein sequence MTNTQLWFRGVRPSKFRHVYGLPTRKECCYTDISVVRSGNDGNFCAVNPTFLAIVADTTFVVIPLNQTGRIDFQCCKVIGHTGQILDLKWNPFDDHMIASASDDCTIKIWKIPEGGLTSNLTECSTELVGHKRKVLHIEWHPTAANVLLSAGFDHLVCVWDIGNTERPLLNVIDCHVDMIYSLAINRDGSMIATTSKDKKLRVIEPRSGIVVSEGICHLGTKCSKAVFLDSNRILTTGFSRHSDRQYAVWDQHDLRKALTQEVIDSSSGIVTPYYDYDTRMVYLAGKGDGNIRYYEVVDELPYVYYLNQFLSGQPQKALGFMPKRGLNVNQCEVFRFYKLHAAGNVCEPISMIVPRKSTLFQSDLYPDTVANVPAIGAKEWFSGRNVSPIMMSMKTGESIALDVTNSKLNRSSSTTESVKVQRTHSIHHLTNGNTTVNGTTNGMNGSHHLGPAANNGNINGNTINGNQQPQQQQGHYGQNLTNGTTTIHSTIGTNRLSINKENEQQQQHQLDNRKLDNNTKKFAFLSQPTIPDYRPQTIIEKSQKTSTNQSTKFHQLQAIFGQQTTNHKDIANLQNNLLSTGSRNSSRNSSLENINLLNSENELRKAFSKQADEIKSLRKSLNGSEKRVRELEAEVKRLQQQLKQHQ, from the exons ATGACCAACACACAG CTTTGGTTCCGCGGCGTAAGGCCATCCAAGTTCCGGCACGTGTACGGTCTACCGACGCGCAAGGAATGCTGCTACACCGACATCAGCGTCGTGCGCAGTGGCAACGATGGCAACTTTTGTGCCGTCAATCCAACCTTCCTGGCGATCGTGGCCGATACAACGTTCGTCGTGATTCCGCTTAACCAGACGGGACGCATCGATTTCCAGTGCTGCAAGGTGATTGGCCATACCGGCCAGATACTGGACCTCAAGTGGAACCCCTTCGACGATCACATGATTGCGTCAGCATCGGACGACTGCACG ATTAAAATATGGAAAATCCCAGAAGGAGGTTTGACGAGCAATCTGACCGAATGCTCGACCGAGCTGGTCGGCCACAAACGCAAGGTGCTCCACATCGAGTGGCATCCGACGGCCGCGAACGTGCTGCTGAGTGCGGGCTTCGAtcatctcgtgtgtgtgtgggatatTGGCAACACGGAGCGGCCGCTGCTGAACGTGATCGACTGCCATGTGGATATGATCTACAGTTTGGCGATCAACCGCGACGGTTCGATGATTGCGACCACATCCAAGGATAAGAAGTTGCGCGTTATCGAACCGAGAAGTGGTATCGTGGTGTCG gAAGGAATATGCCATTTGGGCACCAAGTGCTCGAAGGCCGTGTTTCTGGATAGCAACCGGATCCTGACGACGGGCTTTTCGCGCCACTCCGATCGCCAGTATGCGGTATGGGATCAGCACGATTTGCGGAAAGCGCTGACTCAGGAGGTGATCGATAGCTCGAGTGGTATCGTGACACCGTATTACGACTACGACACACGCATGGTGTATCTGGCGGGCAAGGGCGATGGCAATATACGGTATTACGAGGTGGTCGATGAACTTCCGTACGTCTACTATCTGAACCAGTTTCTGTCCGGCCAGCCCCAGAAGGCACTCGGGTTCATGCCGAAGCGTGGCCTAAACGTGAACCAGTGCGAGGTGTTCCGCTTCTACAAGCTGCACGCCGCCGGTAACGTTTGCGAACCGATCTCGATGATTGTGCCGCGCAAATCGACCCTCTTCCAGAGCGATCTGTACCCGGACACGGTCGCTAATGTGCCGGCAATCGGGGCGAAGGAGTGGTTCTCCGGTCGCAACGTGTCACCGATCATGATGTCCATGAAGACAG GTGAATCGATCGCATTGGATGTTACCAACAGCAAgttgaaccgcagcagcagcaccaccgagtCGGTGAAAGTCCAACGAACACACTCCATCCATCATCTGACCAATGGCAATACCACTGTCAACGGTACCACCAACGGTATGAACGGATCGCACCATCTCGGACCCGCagccaacaacggcaacaTCAATGGCAACACCATCAACGGCaaccagcagccgcagcaacagcagggtcACTATGGACAGAACTTAaccaacggcaccaccactatACACAGCACGATCGGCACGAATCGTCTCTCGATCAACAAGGaaaacgaacagcagcaacagcatcagctcgATAACCGCAAGctcgacaacaacaccaaGAAGTTTGCTTTCCTCTCCCAACCAACCATTCCCGATTACAGGCCACAAACG ATTATCGAAAAGAGCCAGAAAACATCCACCAACCAGAGTACAAAGTTCCACCAGCTGCAGGCCATCTTCGGGCAGCAAACGACGAACCACAAGGACATTGCCAATCTGCAAAATAACCTGCTTAGCACGGGATCGCGCAACAGCTCCCGCAACAGTTCGCTCGAGAACATCAATCTGCTCAACTCGGAGAATGAG CTACGAAAGGCGTTCAGCAAGCAGGCGGATGAGATCAAGAGCCTGCGCAAATCGCTCAACGGCTCGGAGAAACGTGTCCGCGAACTGGAGGCCGAAGTGAAGCggttgcaacagcagctaaaGCAACATCAGTAG
- the LOC125955277 gene encoding coronin-1C-like isoform X2 translates to MSSVCARSSTFNFGGTRSEFVGKLRALCEAGGVTGLAGTGGGAGGAAGSGGVDEKRISKSTDDIADESDMTNTQLWFRGVRPSKFRHVYGLPTRKECCYTDISVVRSGNDGNFCAVNPTFLAIVADTTFVVIPLNQTGRIDFQCCKVIGHTGQILDLKWNPFDDHMIASASDDCTIKIWKIPEGGLTSNLTECSTELVGHKRKVLHIEWHPTAANVLLSAGFDHLVCVWDIGNTERPLLNVIDCHVDMIYSLAINRDGSMIATTSKDKKLRVIEPRSGIVVSEGICHLGTKCSKAVFLDSNRILTTGFSRHSDRQYAVWDQHDLRKALTQEVIDSSSGIVTPYYDYDTRMVYLAGKGDGNIRYYEVVDELPYVYYLNQFLSGQPQKALGFMPKRGLNVNQCEVFRFYKLHAAGNVCEPISMIVPRKSTLFQSDLYPDTVANVPAIGAKEWFSGRNVSPIMMSMKTGESIALDVTNSKLNRSSSTTESVKVQRTHSIHHLTNGNTTVNGTTNGMNGSHHLGPAANNGNINGNTINGNQQPQQQQGHYGQNLTNGTTTIHSTIGTNRLSINKENEQQQQHQLDNRKLDNNTKKFAFLSQPTIPDYRPQTIIEKSQKTSTNQSTKFHQLQAIFGQQTTNHKDIANLQNNLLSTGSRNSSRNSSLENINLLNSENELRKAFSKQADEIKSLRKSLNGSEKRVRELEAEVKRLQQQLKQHQ, encoded by the exons TTCGGTGGAACACGCAGCGAGTTCGTCGGGAAGCTGCGTGCCCTCTGTGAGGCCGGTGGAGTAACAGGTCTTGCCGGTACTGGTGGAGGTGCAGGTGGTGCAGCAGGTAGCGGAGGTGTCGACGAGAAGCGCATCAGCAAGAGCACCGACGATATTGCCGACGAGAGCGATATGACCAACACACAG CTTTGGTTCCGCGGCGTAAGGCCATCCAAGTTCCGGCACGTGTACGGTCTACCGACGCGCAAGGAATGCTGCTACACCGACATCAGCGTCGTGCGCAGTGGCAACGATGGCAACTTTTGTGCCGTCAATCCAACCTTCCTGGCGATCGTGGCCGATACAACGTTCGTCGTGATTCCGCTTAACCAGACGGGACGCATCGATTTCCAGTGCTGCAAGGTGATTGGCCATACCGGCCAGATACTGGACCTCAAGTGGAACCCCTTCGACGATCACATGATTGCGTCAGCATCGGACGACTGCACG ATTAAAATATGGAAAATCCCAGAAGGAGGTTTGACGAGCAATCTGACCGAATGCTCGACCGAGCTGGTCGGCCACAAACGCAAGGTGCTCCACATCGAGTGGCATCCGACGGCCGCGAACGTGCTGCTGAGTGCGGGCTTCGAtcatctcgtgtgtgtgtgggatatTGGCAACACGGAGCGGCCGCTGCTGAACGTGATCGACTGCCATGTGGATATGATCTACAGTTTGGCGATCAACCGCGACGGTTCGATGATTGCGACCACATCCAAGGATAAGAAGTTGCGCGTTATCGAACCGAGAAGTGGTATCGTGGTGTCG gAAGGAATATGCCATTTGGGCACCAAGTGCTCGAAGGCCGTGTTTCTGGATAGCAACCGGATCCTGACGACGGGCTTTTCGCGCCACTCCGATCGCCAGTATGCGGTATGGGATCAGCACGATTTGCGGAAAGCGCTGACTCAGGAGGTGATCGATAGCTCGAGTGGTATCGTGACACCGTATTACGACTACGACACACGCATGGTGTATCTGGCGGGCAAGGGCGATGGCAATATACGGTATTACGAGGTGGTCGATGAACTTCCGTACGTCTACTATCTGAACCAGTTTCTGTCCGGCCAGCCCCAGAAGGCACTCGGGTTCATGCCGAAGCGTGGCCTAAACGTGAACCAGTGCGAGGTGTTCCGCTTCTACAAGCTGCACGCCGCCGGTAACGTTTGCGAACCGATCTCGATGATTGTGCCGCGCAAATCGACCCTCTTCCAGAGCGATCTGTACCCGGACACGGTCGCTAATGTGCCGGCAATCGGGGCGAAGGAGTGGTTCTCCGGTCGCAACGTGTCACCGATCATGATGTCCATGAAGACAG GTGAATCGATCGCATTGGATGTTACCAACAGCAAgttgaaccgcagcagcagcaccaccgagtCGGTGAAAGTCCAACGAACACACTCCATCCATCATCTGACCAATGGCAATACCACTGTCAACGGTACCACCAACGGTATGAACGGATCGCACCATCTCGGACCCGCagccaacaacggcaacaTCAATGGCAACACCATCAACGGCaaccagcagccgcagcaacagcagggtcACTATGGACAGAACTTAaccaacggcaccaccactatACACAGCACGATCGGCACGAATCGTCTCTCGATCAACAAGGaaaacgaacagcagcaacagcatcagctcgATAACCGCAAGctcgacaacaacaccaaGAAGTTTGCTTTCCTCTCCCAACCAACCATTCCCGATTACAGGCCACAAACG ATTATCGAAAAGAGCCAGAAAACATCCACCAACCAGAGTACAAAGTTCCACCAGCTGCAGGCCATCTTCGGGCAGCAAACGACGAACCACAAGGACATTGCCAATCTGCAAAATAACCTGCTTAGCACGGGATCGCGCAACAGCTCCCGCAACAGTTCGCTCGAGAACATCAATCTGCTCAACTCGGAGAATGAG CTACGAAAGGCGTTCAGCAAGCAGGCGGATGAGATCAAGAGCCTGCGCAAATCGCTCAACGGCTCGGAGAAACGTGTCCGCGAACTGGAGGCCGAAGTGAAGCggttgcaacagcagctaaaGCAACATCAGTAG